DNA from Desmodus rotundus isolate HL8 chromosome X, HLdesRot8A.1, whole genome shotgun sequence:
GCTTACATACATAAGCCCCTCACGGTACcacttttgcatttttgtttttgttctagaGTTGTGGTGCCTAGTACTGTGCTACATTGTGTAGTCCCAATAAAATGGTGATCTTTCTTGCTTATGTTTTCCAACTTCGGTATTGGTGAATCAATTTCTGATATAGCATTAAGTTATTCTCATAAATTAGaagcattaaaaatatgttaaaaataagtaaatgcgaactactataaaggacacatggaaaaaatcaagggggtagggtggaggtcggggagggaggtgggttcagctggggtggggtggagggatggggagaaaaggcatacaactgtaattgaataacaataaaaaaattaaaaaaaaataagtaaatacataagcTCTTCCAAGTGCCACATTCAAACTAGATCTGACTCACAGGACCAGGCATTTTCCATGAAACCACACTATTATTCTCAACGTGCTAAGTAAGCACAAAGCAGAGAAGTCCTTGGTTCAGGGAAAGTTGGTCTTTTCCCCTTTAACTGTAGCTTGAAGgagaggtctttttttttttttccttgggattgctgaaatgtttttttaatagagCAGAAGCTAACAAAAGGCAggttgtttctctttgtttttaaggaCATGGAAGACTTATTGCTAAACACTGGTTCTCTTTCCTTCATCACCTCAGTAGATTTTAGTAGTAAACTTTTTCAAGGCCTTCCTTGGTTATGAAATCTGTCGATTTGAAGAAAAGAATTCCATGTTATTACCTTAACCTGCATATGCTGAAATTGTGCTCACATTTTATTCTGAGAAAAACAAAGTGCTGTTTTCTTCAGACTGAAGGACACTGGAAAGTATCACGGCCATGAGCCATATAGTATGAACAACTGGTGTGTGAATGATACATTAGGACATTGGTTaattcagagttttaaaaattcttctccaACATGTATTAAGTACTACAGACATATCAAGCAAGATGCCAAATGCTGAATAAGGCCCAGCAGTCTTTGTCAGATACTGAGTATAGCTGTTTGATACATTAACACAAAAAACACTTGCTTTTCCTTTAACACCAAGTAGCACATAAGAATGGCTGTTGCACAAACCCTTTGTCCTTAAAGGGACACCTAACTCTCGCAGCATAAGCCTCCTTTTTGATCCTTCAgccttttgttttgaaatctattgtCATTAATTGTTCatctatttaaaaatctgtttatcaCTTCTTTCAGGACCTAGTTCCACAATGCACCTTTTCCAAGAGTCCCATGATTAATTTCTCCCTGTTGCTAAATCCTTTCAGCTTATATGTACATTCAGTTGGTACCCAAACTGATGTTGCCCCCTGATTATTCTAGTTTCCTTAATATTTCTAGAATATAAATCCCTAGAAGACAGGGATTTCCAGAACCATGGAAAGGAATTTTGAGATTATATCCTTTGCCCTGCCCATTTTCccgatgaagaaactgagaaccAAAGAGGTTAATCTGCCCTAGTCAGTTAGCACAGGTTGCAGAAAAAGCCCAGGGTCCTGACTTTCAATAGTTAGCTTTCCACTATATTATGTCACCTTCTGTTTCATTTGCATCTTTTCAGAATGCTTACTAAGTGCTAATATATACACAAGTCTCTCAATACATGCCAGTACAGTAAGCATAAGAGTTTATATAACTGAGGAACTGACTCAAGGAAAGAGGCCAAAAGCAGAAAGgtcattttcttacttttttgcaTGGTGCCACCCTCCGGACCAGTTAATTGCTACTTTGCACATTCCATCAATCAGGCATTGGGCAGCTGTGATTGTAGCCCCTCCCACAGCTGCTGCGTAGTCAAATATCCCTTCGGTGGCTGGGCAGTCATAACCTTTGGGCAAACATCAAAAGAACTTGCTAAAAGATGAGTCGGAGAAATAAGAAATGTGATATCGTGATTTATAATAAGTACATATTTGGTCTTTGTAtccatttctggcacagagctcctaaaactcttggaatttcctaaatGATGAAAGCATAAAGGTGTCTTCGTTATGTTAAGGAGATGACAAGAGGTCCACACCTAAGGACCAGCGCTAGTTATCAAAGGAACAGTGTttttagagggttggaacttttagTCTCACTCCTTGACCTCTAGTGAGAGGAGAGGAGCTGGAGATTTAGTTCAATCACCAACTGGTCAATGATTTAATCAACCATGCCTACGTAATAAAGTCGCCATAAAAACTCTATAGGAGACGGTTCAGAAAGCTTCCAGGCTGATGAACACATGGAGGTTTGGGGAGAGTGGTGTGCTTGGAGAGGGCATGAAATTCTGCTTCCTTTCCCCATACCTTTCTCTGTGCATCATTCCACCTGGCTGTTCCTTGTACAGTTGACTCTTTAACAACACAGTGGTTTGGGGGGGCCAACCATCCTGTGCAGTTGAATATTCATGTATTACCTTCTGACTCCCCAAAAGCTTAATTACCAATAGACTACTGTGGACCAGAAACCTTGCCAATAACATAGTCAATTAATGcatactatatatacatacatatatatatacgtacactgtctttttacaataaaataaggtAGAGAAAAgcttattaagaaaatcataagggagagaaaaaaacattttacactatttattgaaaaacatccACACAGAAGTGGACCTgcgcagttcaaacctgtgttgtttaaGGGGCAACTGTATAATTAATGGGTAATCTAGAGAGTAAATgggtttcctgagttctgtgagccattttagcaaattaatcaaacccaaggagagGCTCAGAAGTACAAGGTAACAACCTGGGCCtgtgactggcatctgaagtaCACAGCAGTCTTCAGGGACTGAGCCCTTCATCTATGGAATCTGATGccatctccaggtagatagtgtcagaactgagttgcATTGTAGGACACCCAGTGGAGTCATGAGCATTGCTTGGTGGTGTGGGGGTCATTGGGTCCAGAACCCTATTAGGAGGAATAggttaaaaatatgacaacataCCCTGCACAAAAGTTACTATGCTAAAATTGGCTCCAAACAAGAGATAAACATCTCCAGTGTCGGGGAAAAAATTCTTCAAAGTGTTGAGCTAGAAAAACTAAACCTTCCGGATTAACCAGTCACATcctacagatggaaaaactgaggtcTGAGAGGCGATAGGTCTTATCTATGGTGGCACAAAGCCAGGCCTGGGACACAGGTTTCTTGCCCCACTCCCAGTCCAGTTCTTCTAGATCACGATGTTTCTCTAGATTATCCTGTTGGCCACTTCCAATGTTTTAAATGCAGCTGTTTAATGGAAGATAAAGTAGAAAACCTATCCAGAACATATGTGTAAATCTCTACTCAAGTTAAAATATAAGGTAACAGGACAGTTAAATCAGCACACGTACGGCCACACCTGATCTGGGCACTGCTATCAGTCCCAAGCAACTGAAAGATTTTCCTCCATCTAATCCATCATTCATTTCTGCTCAACTCATATGGTTTACTTGTTAAGTGAGATGTATGTGGCTAAACTGAGAGATTAAGATTGCGGTTAACACATTAGTTcttaattaaaaagtattaaaaacaacCATGCAAGTTATAAAAGATAAAGTAGTTATGACCTGTAGATGGAGGTGTGTATTCCCCACCATTGGTCAGTAATGACTTTACCTAGCCCATATTCTATGGAGTCTGGATGATCGTCATCTCCTTCTTGGCTGACCTTCTGGAGATGTTGCAGATAGGCATCGGTGTGGAAGGTGGCCATCTCCTCCATGGAGGCCACTTTGGGCTTAACTATTCTAAtaataacagagaacaaagagaaGTGAATGACTCAGACCCAGAGTATGTCAGAAGCTAGACACAGGAACCAGTAATTCGAGCAGAAAATACAACTCCTAGCTTCTGGTTCCAGTGGCTGAAGTAATAAACATGTTCTGTTCTTCCACTGCACTATATATTCTTCAGTTCTTCACATCCATGTAATGGTTCCATTAATGGGGGTGAGGAGATAGATTTTCCCCTTGAGTTTATAGGTAGTAAAGGAAAGTATATTTAAGTTAAATAATCAGATATTGGACAAACATTACCCTGTGAGTTACAACTTTCATGACAAACCAGTAGGCTGAGATATTTTGATATGAATCACTTCCTAATTGGGCCATATAATCATTTCAACTATATTTTGACTTTCACAGGCAGCTGAATTGTTATGAATTTTGAATTTGGAGTCAGACAACTATATTCCCGTCCTAACTCTGTACTTACCAGCTCTATAACCTCAGGTAAGACTTTCCTGTTgtttagtctcctcatctgtaaagtggggacatCTTATGGAACTTATGTGATGATTAAAtgataacatattaaaaaatgctttgtgGATAATTATCATTGTTAATATTAAAGGAGAGccttgcctggtgtggctcagtggattgagtgccgccctgcaaaccaaaaggtcgctgattCCAtgctcagtcagggcatgtgcctgggttgcgggccaggtccctggataggggcgtgtgaggggcaaccaatcacggtttctctcacacattgatgttcctctttctctctttctcccttccacggGCAAACAGCATAAAGAGCAACCCAAAGCATAAAAGTTTCTGTTTGGTCCCTGACTTCTGCCTCTGAGAGGAAAGGCAAACAGTTGGAGCTGGGCTTTTTCACAAGTGACAAACAGGAGTGACTGAGAATACAGGGTACTCAGCTAACAACAGGAGTTACCACCTCTAACTTTAGCTGCCTATTTATTGCCCATTTCCTCTTCCTAACTCCACCTCTACTGCTACTGCTCTCTAGCCCTAGCCAATCAAAAGGTGGTCTGCTGATTGACAGCGGCATCACCTGGCAGCCTGTTAGAAAGGGAAAACTTCAGACCTATTGaatcaaaatgtgttttttcacAAGGTAATTCATATGCATATTCGTTAGAAAAGCAATGACCTAGGCCCCCGGGGAGGCAGTAGtgttattttgtttgctaattGGGAACAGGGCCAAGAGTTTCTCCTCAATTAGCATGACTTCTCAGGGTACTACCAGCAACAAAGAGGCCAGCCTTAGAGGCTTAGCCTCAAAACTTAAATATGTATAGCCAAGATCAGAGGACTTGATCCTTGCTCCTTCTTCAAGAAAACATGCCTACATATCAAAGGTGACAAATCTgcccattaaaataaatttttttcttgcttcttgaacCATGTTTCCCAGTCCTAATAGCTCCTTCTTCTTGTAATCTTATTTAACAAATAGTTACTGAAAGCCTGCCTCCTTAACAAGCAAGGAAATTTGACAaggttttaaacaaattttattgattttgttttttttagagagagatagacaaacatcagtttgttgttttacctatttatgcattcattggttgattcttgtatgtgcgcctgaccggggatcaaaccacaaccttggctctaaccaactgagctacctcaCCAGGgctagttttgctttgttttgatttcttgttcGTCTTAAAGTCAGTTTTTGACATGTTAAATTAATGTAATGGAGGGCATGTAGTTTTTAGGTTTATCAAATATATGAGTTTAAAAACGGTTGAAATTTTAAGTGGACTTTGTGGATAATAATCATTCACATTTCCTTTATGTAATATTctcataaaaatacaaacaaaaaatccatGATACTATAttttatgagaagaaaaataaaggattatGGCAAGTTTAAATACTgaacttaaataaaattttctgataGCAagtctgtaattttttaaatgaaaaactagaCACAGGGAAAGGAAATAACAATGCACTTTATAAGCACTGTATTGCAAAGTGGAAAATACAAGTCTTAAACTATTTAAATTGGCAGCATTAACAAAATGGTTGAAAAACATTCCTAAagaaggtactcaataaatgattgTTAATAATAAggataaaatttgaaaacctattaCAGTACTTGTGGGAGAGAAATGAAGCATACCACACTAGCAGGTGTGAACAGACACATATTTGGCCAGAAAATGTCATAAATAAACCTACAAGTGTCAGGGTTATAATATTTTAGTCTTAAAATGACAAACAGCaagttcatttttcaaaaagaagtaCTTAGCTCTGTGCCTGGCCACAggagttttctttgtttttgacttGTCTCCAGGCTCACTCATTAAAGTTTGGTGTTGGTGATGGGGTGTCTACAAGTCTTAAGTTGAACCCACATCATCAGATCTGGCTTAGGTGGGGAAAAACTCAAACCAGAACACCTGCTAGCTGAATACCTTTTTTTGTACCCAAATATACTCACTTCGAAATCTCCACAAAGCACGGATCCCTAGGATACTTTCCCTGTCAGCAGTAAAGTCCTATTTCAAATGGCTCTGAAGTGCTTCATGCACTCTTTTCAGGTTTTCTTAATTCTTCAAGAGCTTTTATTAGGTTACAGGCAAATTACAAACCTTGTGAACTACAAAAAGCTTTCAAAGAAGGACCACTCCGTAATTAGTCCCATGGTGAAGCAGGATATTAAGGCTAGGAACACCTGGGTTCGGGGCTTTGTTCCTGAAAGATAACTTACCTCATTTGCTTATGGAGCGCATATGCTTCGATTAAGGAATGTACCATACTGGCCTAAAAACATCAGCgggggggaaaaagcagaaaatagtCCCTTAATGTTTAATTCAGAGAAATTGCATTGACTTCATCATCCTGAACAAAGGAACGAACTTTTATACCCCCTCCCCTCGTTGTACTTAAGAGTCACAATGCACTTTAGACAATATAGATAAAGTATCTAAATCGTTAAAGCGGAAGGTGCCCGGCCTGAGGGAGGATAGGGACCACTTTCCCCTTGCGGCTTCTTCTCTACTTCAGTGATCCCTCGCGTTAGAGACGCCTTCCGTTAGTGCCCTACCCTCCTCTCCAAGCCCGCCCCCACCTGCGTCCGTTGGGCGCCCCGCTGATAAAAGAGGAGCTCTGACAAACTGTAAGGGAACACTTCCTCCATCACCTCGTACAGTTACCCAAATTACTGCTGAAGATTTCCCCCAATCCAGTATCTTCTTCGCTTCCTAATGCTCTCctaacccaccccacccccacccccaccgcaaaAGCCCATGGTATTTCATGCCAACCTCTCTTACCCGTTTGGGGACTTTGGCCAGGGAATCACACATGCTGACATACTCGGGACTGTAGATGTAAACCGGGGGCAGCGAATGCCCACTGTCCGCAGGTTCCTCAGGTTCCTTCATCTTCCACTTCCAGCCGTTCCGGAGCCAACGTCCGGATGCGGCTTCTTTCGCACTCAGCCCGGGCTCCGGTTCCTGCTCCTCTAACCGGCCGCAGCGGTGCTCCCTGGTCAACATTCCCTCCTATTCTCGAGATCGCCAGAGTCACTGCTCTCGATCCCCAACCAATTGAAGGAATGCATGGGTGTTCCCAGTCCACAACCCCTTCATTTAGTGACCACAATTCAAAAACAGAACGTCTGGAGATATTAAATCCCTGATAACTGTCAATTAGCATTGATGTGTTATGGCACAGGGAAGCACTGTCAAAACTAACCATCCTTGTTGCCCTACGGGGCCATTTGAGATGAGGTCAGACCAGCTTCAGAGCATGCTGGGAGATGTAGTTTCAAGGGGTTTGAGGAGCGGAAGAACCAGGGCTACTTACTAAAATAGCCACGAATTTGAGTTTTAGcgctaaaaataataataatttttaaaaagccgcCTCAACTCCTTGTGAATTGTTTCAGTCTGAAAATACACTCACATAAATAAAGATAGACACAACGTGGCCACCAAGAGCATCACCCAGCTATATCTGACTTTTCGGGGTGAAGGATCAATTAATATCACAAAAGGTTTGAAAAGTTTACACATTAAATTCTGTGCCTCTGTGTctcattgcttttcatcatttatcCATGTTCATGTAAGAGTTAACAATCTCAATAATTTATCCTGGTAAAGCTGATAGCACTTTCCCAAGAGGCTGGCTGGTATTCTGGAAAATGCTTTCATTGATAGATTCCAATGAAACAATGATGTCAAATTACTCCTTGAAAATTCATGTGGACTAAAAGTGTAAGCAGATACTTTCAGTGATGTTTGGAGACTGTAGATTATCTCTCCCCACTTTGCTTTTCCACCTGTTGAAAGGCTAGGGAAATATTTTAGGTTTCATGTGAGGGTTCACATTAAAGAATATTCTGAAGCACTTTTAGAATTACTAGCAGTATTTCCAAGTTCCTAGGAGTCTCTATGTACTGATACAAGCCGACCAATGCCAAAGCGCCCAACTCTCACATGAACCTGAACTGACCTACTAACACCCCTAAGACAACCCAATAGGGTAGAACCTTCTTGGTTCAACCCAAATTTGAACCTTCTTGAAAATCTACCTTGCTGTCCTGGCCGggtttggttagagcattgtccagggcatatacaagaatcaaccaatggatgcacaAAAAAagggaacagccctggctggtgtggctcagtggattgagtgctgacccgggaaccaaaagattgccagttggattcccagtcagggcacatgcctggtttgcaggctgggtccctgctgcggggtgcatgagaggtaaccacgcactgatgtttctctccctctctttgtccctctctttgtccctccctttgttcctcccttcctctctgtttaaaaataaataaataaattctttttttaaaaaagtggtacaacaaatcaacgtttctctctctctcaaaaataaataaataaataaaatttaaaacagctcACCTTGCGGGGTCTGGGTTTGGCCACCTCAGAGGGTTTGCAGATCCTGAAAAACCCCCGGGCATCACCTCTTCCCGTCTCAAGATGGATAACGAGAAGCGCCTGGCCTATGCCATCATCTGCTTCCTGCATGATCAGCTGCAGCATGGGGGGCTCTCATGTGATGCCCAGGAGAGCTTGGAGGTTGCAACCCAGTGCCTGGAGACCGTTTTGGGGGTGACAGGGGAAGACAGAGACCTCACACTTCCTCAGACTATCAGGGAATTTGCATTCTCATAGAGatgaaacaaatacacaaaatccATATACAACACAGGGTCAGATAATGAATGTAGGATGTTTAAATTACTTAATACATAAGCACCAAGTACTTCATCACTGGTACTTAAATGGCAAATGGGATTCTTATTCAGTGGTATTATAGGGGGTCTTAGCAGAGGGACAGGATTTTACTCGGTGAAGATGGGAGCCAGGGGAGGACATGCAGACTGGAATCAGTagcatatgcaaaaataaaaaaaggagaatatttcTAGTCTAGTTTAGATGAAGGGGCTGAGTCATGAAGGATTTGGAATGCCAGACTAAAGATAACAAGACTGTGGGAAATAGGGAGACATTtaaacaggaatttttaaaataaagatttctacAGCAGTGGTGTGTAGGAAAGATGAGCTATTGAAAGTCTAGAGGCAGGGAGAGTGCCACAATGAGAAGTGCCAGATGAGAAGTAATGATGATTTAAACTAGGGTAGGGGCAATGGGAACAGAGAGGAAGAACCAATGCACATGGTAGGTTCAATAGGACTTCCTTACTACTTGGATattggtgagagagaaagagatggaaaagaaTCACTGAAAACTCTTAAATTTAAAGTCTAGGTTAAGAGAAGGCTAGTAGTATCAACATAAgaggaaaacagccctggctcatgtggctcagtgggttgagtgccagcctgcaaaccaaagggttaccggttcaattcccagtcagggcacatgcctgggttgcaggccaggatcccTAGATGGTAGCGCACAGAAGGCAAACatgcattaatgtttctttccctccctttctccctcccttccctattctctaaaaataaacaaacacataaaacttaagaaaagaggaaaacaaggagGAAGAACTCACAGGGTAGAGCAGAAcgagtttgattttaaaaatggttgaagtgttgagttttataaatcaGTGGTTTAAGTAGGTgcttcatctatttttttttttccctacataaGAGACAGCTAAAGTCATGAGTGGCTGAGAAAGCCAAGGGAACATGGCTCCCTCCACTGGAATGTCTAATAATGACATCTAACTTActattttcaaacaaaatttcTGATTTCCCCATCTTTCATAGCTCAATAACGAGCCCAACAACTATCGAGTTGCTtaagccagaaacctgggagttATGTGtattccctctttttccctcactCTCAAATCTAATCTACCAACAATTTCCATTGGTTCTACCTCCAAGATATGTCTTAAATACTGTACATCCAGTTCTCTCTGTCCACACTCTGCTGCTACCCCAGTCCTGGCACTATAATAGCTCACCTGCACTTCCCACAATATATAGCTAGTTTCTTTTCCACTTCTGCTGACCTACAATCCATTCATTTTAGCAGCTGCCAGAGtgagcttaaaaaataaataaataaataaaaagcccaaccagatgtcactttttaaaacctACCTCACACCACGGTGAGAATCTTCAAGCTAGGAAGAGAGTGTAATTTTGAGAAATGCCTGTTTGTGGGGCTTAGGAGAAAAAGATGCCATTAAGGAGACCAGAAAGGAATAGTTGGGTGAGAACAAGTATAGTACAGTTTCATAGAAATCGAGGAATGAGACGGTTACAAGGGAGAGGTAGTAACAATGTCATGTATTGTGAGAGTCAAAGAATCCTTTTGCCATTAGGAGCTCACTGGTGCTctatgaagaaaatgagaggTAGAGGAGGAAGCCAGATGGGGCTTCAGGAGTGAGGCCAACCCTGTGAAGTGTAgtttcctctttgaagaaatgtaatTGTAGAAGGAAGGAGTTAGTATATCAGCTGCGGGGGGGGCACATGTCAGAgcccaggaattttttttttttaggataagGGAGAAATGCACATGTTTaaac
Protein-coding regions in this window:
- the HDAC8 gene encoding histone deacetylase 8 isoform X4 produces the protein MLTREHRCGRLEEQEPEPGLSAKEAASGRWLRNGWKWKMKEPEEPADSGHSLPPVYIYSPEYVSMCDSLAKVPKRASMVHSLIEAYALHKQMRIVKPKVASMEEMATFHTDAYLQHLQKVSQEGDDDHPDSIEYGLGYDCPATEGIFDYAAAVGGATITAAQCLIDGMCKVAINWSGGWHHAKKDEASGFCYLNDVVLGILRLRRKFDRILYVDLDLHHGDGVEDAFSFTSTVMTVSLHKFSPGFFPGTGDVSDVGLGKGRYYSVNVPIQDGIQDEKYYHIYERHQPPSPKQCL